The proteins below come from a single Agromyces flavus genomic window:
- a CDS encoding low temperature requirement protein A: MAFGLRPDVLRPADTERAQRVTYVELFFDLVFVFGLNQLAAYLYENQTPLGALEGVIMVIALWWAWVSTTWVTNWLDPVKLPVRVTVIGFTFLAFLMSAAIAEAFGDRAWTFALAYILLKLGRAVFMVWATSRHSADVSHDFGNVLIWAIPGSALWITGALLPLPLQLPFWAAALGLELTGSILGYPVPGRGRMEIGRWDVSGAHIAERAALFVLIALGEGLLVTGFEFASEESSTERVIAVVAAFVAAAACWWIYFDHGERIGSEAIEAADTPGRMARTAYSWVHLLIVAGIVLLGVGDKEVLGHPHEQSVAAVVTVLGGPMLFLVGTVLFRRVLERRWIRAQLAGIAGVVIVAAFSPFLDPLSTGSLATLVLVATAAGETVERMARRAPEGG; this comes from the coding sequence ATGGCCTTCGGACTCCGCCCTGACGTGCTGCGCCCCGCCGACACCGAGCGAGCCCAACGGGTCACGTACGTCGAGCTGTTCTTCGACCTCGTCTTCGTGTTCGGGCTCAACCAGCTCGCCGCCTACCTGTACGAGAACCAGACCCCGCTCGGCGCCCTCGAGGGGGTCATCATGGTGATCGCGCTGTGGTGGGCGTGGGTGTCGACCACGTGGGTCACCAACTGGCTGGATCCGGTGAAACTGCCCGTGCGCGTCACGGTCATCGGCTTCACCTTCCTCGCGTTCCTCATGAGCGCCGCGATCGCCGAGGCCTTCGGAGATCGTGCCTGGACCTTCGCACTCGCGTACATCCTGCTGAAGCTCGGACGCGCGGTGTTCATGGTGTGGGCGACCTCACGCCACTCCGCCGACGTGTCGCACGACTTCGGCAACGTGCTCATCTGGGCGATCCCCGGCTCGGCGCTGTGGATCACCGGCGCGTTGCTGCCGTTGCCGCTGCAGCTGCCGTTCTGGGCTGCGGCACTGGGACTCGAGCTGACGGGCAGCATCCTGGGATACCCGGTGCCGGGTCGTGGGCGGATGGAGATCGGCCGGTGGGACGTCTCCGGGGCGCACATCGCCGAGCGCGCCGCGCTGTTCGTGCTCATCGCGCTCGGCGAGGGACTGCTCGTCACCGGATTCGAGTTCGCCTCGGAGGAGTCCTCGACCGAACGCGTCATCGCGGTGGTCGCCGCGTTCGTCGCGGCCGCCGCGTGCTGGTGGATCTACTTCGACCACGGCGAACGGATCGGCTCCGAGGCGATCGAGGCGGCCGACACGCCGGGTCGGATGGCGCGGACCGCGTACTCGTGGGTGCACCTGCTCATCGTGGCCGGCATCGTGCTGCTGGGCGTGGGCGACAAGGAGGTGCTCGGACACCCCCATGAGCAGAGCGTCGCCGCGGTCGTGACGGTGCTCGGCGGGCCGATGCTGTTCCTCGTGGGGACCGTGCTGTTCCGGCGCGTGCTCGAGCGCCGGTGGATCCGCGCACAGCTGGCCGGGATCGCGGGCGTCGTGATCGTCGCCGCGTTCAGCCCGTTCCTCGATCCGCTCTCGACGGGCTCCCTCGCCACGCTCGTGCTCGTCGCGACCGCGGCGGGTGAGACCGTCGAGCGGATGGCGCGCCGTGCGCCGGAGGGCGGCTGA
- a CDS encoding DUF305 domain-containing protein: protein MTAVERPLVLATAVALALGLSACTASGSGAPEPTSPTVQLGAPGEPNRTLSPDEAAAVEGPEHTDDDVAFMQMMVVHHDQAITMTGWVDDRTQDRDIRLLAERMRLSQEAEIEFIAGWLQDRGAPLRGDHADHAGGAMPGMLAEDQLERLEASSGEEFERLFLEYMIQHHAGALEMVADLWSAGGGQEVEIGRFARDVEGDQGIEITRMQAMLAEHSS, encoded by the coding sequence ATGACGGCAGTGGAACGGCCCCTGGTCCTCGCGACGGCGGTCGCACTCGCGCTCGGATTGAGTGCGTGCACCGCATCCGGATCGGGAGCACCCGAGCCGACGAGCCCGACCGTGCAGCTGGGTGCCCCCGGCGAGCCCAACCGCACGTTGTCGCCCGACGAGGCGGCCGCGGTCGAGGGCCCTGAGCACACCGATGACGACGTCGCCTTCATGCAGATGATGGTCGTGCACCACGATCAGGCCATCACGATGACCGGATGGGTCGACGATCGGACGCAGGATCGCGACATCCGACTGCTCGCCGAGCGCATGCGCCTCAGCCAGGAGGCGGAGATCGAGTTCATCGCCGGATGGCTGCAGGACCGGGGCGCGCCGCTGCGCGGTGATCACGCCGATCACGCCGGCGGCGCGATGCCCGGCATGCTCGCCGAAGACCAGCTCGAGCGACTCGAAGCGTCGTCGGGCGAGGAGTTCGAGCGACTGTTCCTCGAGTACATGATCCAGCACCACGCGGGCGCGCTCGAGATGGTGGCCGACCTCTGGTCCGCGGGCGGCGGCCAAGAGGTGGAGATCGGCCGGTTCGCACGTGACGTCGAGGGCGACCAGGGCATCGAGATCACGCGGATGCAGGCGATGCTCGCCGAGCACAGCTCCTGA
- a CDS encoding LVIVD repeat-containing protein → MMRTSHPPVRWRRRALAASGALLLGASLVTATAASAEDDPRVGLGAGLRDAEMATSGVEFLQNVPLPAGFTINSDLAFTGDHAIVGSYSGFQVFDISDPAAPVLDTAFVCPGGQGDVSVHGDLLFMSVEATNGRIDCGTQGAAGSVNPERFRGVRIFDISDLSNPLQLPGVQTCRGSHTHTLVTDPDDAENVYIYNSGTAGVRPALELAGCENAALTTEPVTSGNPTQWRIDVIKVPLASPEDAAIVSQPRIFTDVETGAFNGLQNTLPNTQRHPSGAFYSPTPNTNTCHDVTAFPEIGLLAGACQGNGILVDISDPVKPERIDAVADPNFSYWHSATFNNDGTKVIFTDEWGGGTGARCLAEHQPEWGANALFDIVDGKLEFASYYKLPAPQTAQENCVAHNGSIIPVPGRDIMVQAWYQGGLSIIDFTDTAEPIEIAYLDRGPVSAGGLTLGGYWSTYWYNGNVLGSEIARGFDTVELAESDWMSANEIAAAGEIVLDEFNAQHQARLVHAPSFAVAGSYVDQAERAGTLSDKALAQVRTHLAEAQVLVADGSSSTAIVAQLDNAIKKSGAPADSAVVQAITELKATFS, encoded by the coding sequence ATGATGAGAACCTCCCACCCACCGGTCCGATGGCGCAGACGAGCGCTCGCCGCGAGCGGGGCGCTGCTGCTCGGCGCGTCGTTGGTGACGGCGACGGCCGCCTCGGCAGAGGACGACCCGCGCGTCGGCCTCGGCGCGGGACTCCGAGATGCCGAGATGGCGACGAGCGGCGTCGAGTTCCTGCAGAACGTGCCCCTCCCGGCCGGCTTCACGATCAACTCCGACCTGGCGTTCACCGGCGACCACGCCATCGTCGGAAGCTACTCCGGCTTCCAGGTCTTCGACATCTCCGACCCGGCTGCGCCCGTCCTCGACACGGCGTTCGTGTGTCCGGGCGGCCAGGGCGACGTGTCGGTCCACGGCGACCTGCTGTTCATGTCGGTCGAGGCGACGAACGGGCGGATCGACTGCGGCACCCAGGGTGCGGCCGGCAGCGTCAACCCCGAGCGGTTCCGGGGCGTGCGCATCTTCGACATCAGCGACCTCTCGAACCCGCTGCAGCTGCCGGGCGTGCAGACCTGCCGTGGTTCGCACACGCACACGCTGGTGACCGACCCGGATGACGCGGAGAACGTGTACATCTACAACTCGGGCACCGCCGGCGTGCGCCCCGCGCTCGAGCTCGCGGGTTGCGAGAACGCCGCCCTCACGACCGAGCCCGTGACCTCCGGCAATCCGACGCAGTGGCGCATCGACGTCATCAAGGTGCCGCTCGCGTCGCCGGAGGACGCGGCGATCGTCAGCCAGCCCCGCATCTTCACCGACGTCGAGACCGGGGCGTTCAACGGCCTGCAGAACACGCTGCCGAACACCCAGCGTCATCCGAGCGGCGCGTTCTACAGCCCGACGCCGAACACCAACACCTGCCACGACGTCACGGCGTTCCCCGAGATCGGGCTCCTCGCGGGCGCGTGCCAGGGCAACGGCATCCTCGTCGACATCAGCGACCCGGTGAAGCCGGAGCGCATCGACGCGGTCGCCGACCCCAACTTCTCGTACTGGCACTCGGCGACGTTCAACAACGACGGCACGAAGGTCATCTTCACCGACGAATGGGGCGGCGGCACCGGAGCGCGCTGCCTGGCGGAGCATCAGCCCGAATGGGGTGCGAACGCGCTGTTCGACATCGTCGACGGCAAGCTCGAGTTCGCGAGCTACTACAAGCTCCCGGCTCCGCAGACGGCGCAGGAGAACTGCGTGGCGCACAATGGCTCGATCATCCCGGTCCCGGGCCGCGACATCATGGTGCAGGCCTGGTACCAGGGCGGACTGTCGATCATCGACTTCACCGACACGGCGGAGCCGATCGAGATCGCGTACCTCGACCGCGGTCCGGTGAGCGCCGGCGGCCTCACCCTCGGCGGGTACTGGTCGACCTACTGGTACAACGGCAACGTGCTCGGCAGCGAGATCGCGCGCGGCTTCGACACGGTCGAGCTCGCCGAGAGCGACTGGATGTCGGCGAACGAGATCGCCGCGGCGGGTGAGATCGTCCTCGACGAGTTCAACGCCCAGCACCAGGCGAGGCTCGTGCACGCGCCGAGCTTCGCGGTCGCCGGGTCGTACGTCGACCAGGCGGAGCGCGCCGGCACATTGAGCGACAAGGCGCTCGCGCAGGTGCGCACGCACCTCGCCGAGGCGCAGGTGCTCGTCGCCGACGGCTCGAGCAGCACGGCGATCGTCGCCCAGCTCGACAACGCCATCAAGAAGTCGGGCGCACCGGCTGATTCGGCCGTCGTCCAGGCGATCACCGAGCTGAAGGCCACCTTCAGCTGA
- a CDS encoding SOS response-associated peptidase, protein MCGRFVVSQQVDDLTAVFDAENDFADWRPSYSLAPTDTVPIVRERAKSDTGEFVRRVEPARWDFKPSFMKESKRPQFNSRIETVATNGLWKGAFASGRCIVPMRGYYEWTGDPGKKRAHYLHGPDELLAAAGISTARKLDDGSWEVSTSIITREARDASGEIHDRMPVYLPLDAVDHYLDPAKLSPADAQAMVDFLIAQSDRVAPTITEYEVDPRVNNSRRVDPSDPGLIEPLGEAPTVE, encoded by the coding sequence ATGTGCGGACGCTTCGTGGTCTCCCAGCAGGTCGACGACCTCACGGCCGTGTTCGACGCCGAGAACGACTTCGCCGACTGGCGGCCGTCGTACAGCCTCGCGCCGACCGACACCGTCCCGATCGTCCGCGAGCGCGCGAAGTCCGACACCGGCGAGTTCGTCCGTCGTGTCGAGCCTGCGCGCTGGGACTTCAAGCCCTCCTTCATGAAGGAGTCCAAGCGACCGCAGTTCAACAGCCGCATCGAGACGGTCGCGACCAACGGACTGTGGAAGGGCGCGTTCGCGTCCGGCCGGTGCATCGTCCCGATGCGGGGCTACTACGAATGGACCGGCGACCCCGGGAAGAAGCGCGCGCACTACCTGCACGGGCCCGATGAGCTGCTCGCCGCCGCCGGCATCTCGACCGCGCGCAAGCTCGACGACGGGTCCTGGGAGGTGTCCACCTCGATCATCACGCGCGAGGCCCGCGACGCGTCGGGCGAGATCCACGACCGGATGCCGGTGTACCTCCCGCTCGACGCCGTCGACCACTACCTCGACCCGGCCAAGCTCTCCCCCGCCGACGCCCAGGCGATGGTCGACTTCCTCATCGCGCAGTCCGATCGCGTCGCGCCCACCATCACCGAGTACGAGGTCGATCCACGCGTCAACAACTCGCGACGCGTCGACCCCTCCGATCCCGGCCTGATCGAACCGCTCGGCGAGGCGCCCACGGTCGAGTGA
- a CDS encoding DUF2255 family protein has translation MTAWTEEELDRIAEAEELRISSLRRDGSFSKPIIIWVVRVGDDLFVRSAYGPENPWYVNARRRGRGRIAAGGVERDVDFADASGTPAEAIDAAYHDKYDPISSPRIVATVVGERVHPLTLRLVPREE, from the coding sequence ATGACCGCGTGGACCGAGGAGGAGCTGGACCGGATCGCCGAGGCCGAGGAACTGCGCATCTCCTCGCTCCGTCGCGACGGCAGCTTCAGCAAGCCGATCATCATCTGGGTCGTGCGGGTCGGAGACGACCTGTTCGTGCGCAGCGCGTACGGGCCTGAGAACCCCTGGTACGTCAACGCCCGGCGCCGGGGTCGCGGGCGGATCGCCGCAGGCGGCGTCGAGCGGGACGTCGACTTCGCGGATGCGTCGGGGACGCCCGCCGAGGCGATCGATGCGGCGTACCACGACAAGTACGACCCCATCAGCAGTCCGCGCATCGTCGCGACCGTCGTCGGCGAGCGGGTGCATCCGCTGACCCTGCGACTCGTCCCGCGCGAGGAGTGA
- a CDS encoding YbaK/EbsC family protein: MRFGTLEFTPALDSPELLAPPTATALAAAPDGAAGDVLVAAIDPGLADTAAFCEHHEISLADGANCVVVQARRGERTWYAALLVRGSDRADVNGVVRRYLDARRLSFASMDDAVALTGMEYGGITPVGLPADWPLLLDEPVAAHERLIVGSGIRGSKLLVTGRFLAGLPNAEVLALALGAGV; encoded by the coding sequence ATGCGCTTCGGAACGCTCGAGTTCACCCCCGCCCTCGACTCGCCCGAGCTGCTCGCGCCGCCGACCGCGACCGCGCTGGCCGCGGCACCGGATGGCGCGGCCGGCGACGTGCTCGTCGCCGCGATCGATCCCGGGCTCGCCGACACGGCCGCGTTCTGCGAGCACCACGAGATCTCCTTGGCGGATGGCGCGAACTGCGTCGTCGTGCAGGCGCGCCGCGGCGAGCGCACCTGGTATGCGGCGCTGCTTGTGCGGGGCTCCGACCGCGCCGACGTCAACGGCGTCGTGCGGCGGTACCTCGACGCGCGCAGGCTCTCGTTCGCCTCGATGGACGACGCGGTCGCCCTCACCGGCATGGAGTACGGCGGCATCACGCCCGTCGGACTGCCGGCCGACTGGCCGCTGCTCCTCGACGAGCCGGTCGCCGCGCACGAGCGGCTCATCGTCGGCAGCGGCATCCGGGGCTCGAAGCTGCTCGTGACCGGCCGGTTCCTCGCGGGCCTGCCGAACGCCGAGGTGCTCGCGCTCGCCCTGGGCGCCGGGGTCTAG
- a CDS encoding phosphatase PAP2 family protein — translation MRPFLRSIVVPGLGAIAVLAAAGRVARLVGGDDPVEDRPVRALQAAFGHRPDDDGAPLEPPAPLEPSEPREPTEPRELLDRVTSSLSWYSGVPQTIANGAFWCAVTWWLTRDRRSTVAPGAALALETACFVGSAALVGRPRPLGVWRPEQPHATSSFPSGHTAAAVALHTTLADLLDRHGVRGARVLGPVLRYGIPGGVALSRIYRGQHHISDTVAGALLGRWSAAVVRRELLSTGRPLR, via the coding sequence ATGCGTCCGTTCCTCCGCTCGATCGTCGTGCCCGGGCTCGGCGCGATCGCGGTCCTCGCTGCGGCCGGTCGAGTCGCTCGGCTCGTCGGCGGCGACGACCCCGTCGAGGACCGGCCCGTTCGAGCCCTCCAGGCCGCGTTCGGCCACCGACCTGACGACGACGGGGCGCCGTTGGAGCCGCCCGCGCCGTTGGAGCCGTCCGAGCCGCGCGAGCCGACCGAGCCGCGCGAGCTGCTCGACCGCGTCACCTCGTCGCTCTCGTGGTACTCCGGGGTGCCGCAGACGATCGCGAACGGAGCGTTCTGGTGCGCCGTGACGTGGTGGCTGACGCGCGACCGGCGCTCCACCGTCGCCCCCGGTGCGGCGCTCGCGCTCGAGACGGCGTGCTTCGTCGGGTCCGCGGCGCTCGTCGGACGACCGCGACCGCTCGGCGTGTGGCGGCCCGAGCAGCCGCACGCCACGTCGTCGTTCCCGTCCGGTCACACGGCGGCTGCCGTCGCGCTGCACACCACGCTCGCCGACCTGCTCGACCGCCATGGCGTCCGCGGCGCTCGAGTTCTCGGACCCGTGCTGCGGTACGGGATTCCCGGCGGCGTCGCGCTCTCGCGCATCTACCGCGGGCAGCACCACATCTCGGACACCGTCGCGGGGGCGCTGCTGGGGCGTTGGAGCGCCGCCGTGGTCCGGCGGGAGCTGCTCTCGACGGGTCGGCCGCTGCGCTAG
- a CDS encoding HAD family hydrolase — protein MRGWLFDLDGVLTPTAVVHMHAWARLFAPFLEAHGAAPYGDADYYAYIDGKPRYDGVRSLLASRDIRLPEGGPADAATEETVHGLGNRKNEAFNETLAEEGVEPYPASVALLDAIERAGGHVAVVSSSKNAPAVLAAAGIADRFEIVVDGAVAARDGIPGKPAPDMFLRAAELLGLPPGECAVIEDAESGVKAGATGPFGLVVGVDRGVGRDTLVELGADVIVDELDELVSAVERAHATSARTTTDPTATATEEDPA, from the coding sequence ATCCGCGGCTGGCTGTTCGACCTCGACGGCGTCCTGACGCCGACGGCGGTGGTGCACATGCACGCGTGGGCGAGGCTGTTCGCGCCGTTCCTCGAGGCGCACGGCGCCGCGCCGTACGGCGACGCCGACTACTACGCGTACATCGACGGCAAGCCGCGCTACGACGGCGTGCGCTCGCTGCTCGCGAGCCGCGACATCCGGCTGCCCGAGGGCGGCCCCGCCGATGCCGCGACCGAAGAGACCGTGCACGGGCTCGGCAACCGCAAGAACGAGGCGTTCAACGAGACCCTGGCCGAGGAGGGCGTCGAGCCGTACCCCGCGAGCGTCGCGCTGCTCGACGCGATCGAGCGCGCCGGCGGTCACGTGGCGGTGGTGTCCAGTTCCAAGAACGCGCCGGCGGTGCTCGCCGCGGCGGGCATCGCCGACCGGTTCGAGATCGTCGTCGACGGCGCGGTCGCCGCGCGTGACGGCATCCCCGGCAAGCCCGCGCCCGACATGTTCCTCCGGGCGGCCGAGTTGCTCGGGCTCCCGCCGGGCGAGTGCGCGGTCATCGAAGACGCCGAGTCCGGTGTGAAGGCCGGCGCGACCGGTCCCTTCGGGCTCGTCGTGGGCGTCGATCGAGGCGTCGGTCGCGACACCCTCGTCGAGCTCGGCGCCGACGTGATCGTCGACGAGCTCGACGAACTGGTCTCCGCCGTCGAGCGCGCGCACGCGACATCCGCCCGCACGACCACCGACCCGACCGCCACCGCAACCGAAGAGGACCCCGCATGA
- a CDS encoding glycoside hydrolase family 65 protein: MRFADTDPLNRTRFPADPWALVEGEFGVDDMGRTETLFAVGNGYLGLRGNVEEGRDGHMHGTFVNGFHETWPIRHAEEAFGFARVGQTIVNAPDAKIIRLYVDDEPLVITEAEIMSYERRLDFRLGALSRRIEWRTPSGKRVLITSRRMTSFTDRHLGVIDYEVELLDADAAVTISSQILNRQDGRDEYRSGVTEVPGAFDPRKAEMFTERVLQPRVQRRDGGRYMLGYQCTNSKMAISVGALHSIETENEFTETGSIGDDLAKHIYRVRAQKGVPIRITKLISYHTARKVPARELVDRCDRTLDRGAEVGLSELFEQQRSWLADFWARSDVEIDGQPELQQATRWNLFQLAQATARTDGGGVAAKGVSGSGYGGHYFWDSEIYVMPFLSYTAPIVARNVLRFRQRMLDAARDRASELNQRGALFPWRTINGLESSAYYAAGTAQYHIDADIAFALCQYVAATGDEDFLARGAIDILVETARMWEDLGFWRTNADDVFHIHGVTGPDEYTTVVNDNLFTNVMARANLAAAASAVDNLQVNDPESHKKLIERLGVTPAEVASWRRAAAHMHIPFDAKLGVHPQDGAFLEKELWDLEHTPDTSLPLLLHYHPLVIYRFQVLKQADVVLALFLQGDKFTTEEKLADFEYYDPLTTGDSTLSAVVQSIIAAEVGYHELALRYFRSALFVDLADLHHNAADGVHVASTGGVWAGLVSGFGGFRDHNGRFTFDPRLPDGWDRLSFRLTLRGSRIRVDLTADAIRFEIEVGEADAAVPLQVRGEPVLVTAVAPVTVPLDGHGARRVGAPTMQNVRGARRADGTLLTASIPTLSLDVDEAEAAAVFD, translated from the coding sequence ATGAGGTTCGCCGACACCGACCCGCTGAACCGGACCCGCTTCCCCGCCGACCCCTGGGCGCTCGTCGAGGGCGAGTTCGGCGTCGACGACATGGGGCGCACCGAGACGCTGTTCGCCGTCGGCAACGGATACCTCGGCCTGCGCGGCAACGTCGAGGAGGGCCGCGACGGCCACATGCACGGCACGTTCGTGAACGGCTTCCACGAGACGTGGCCGATCCGTCACGCCGAGGAGGCGTTCGGCTTCGCGCGCGTCGGACAGACGATCGTCAATGCGCCGGATGCCAAGATCATCCGCCTCTACGTCGACGACGAGCCGCTCGTGATCACCGAGGCCGAGATCATGTCGTACGAGCGACGCCTCGACTTCCGCCTCGGCGCACTCAGCCGGCGCATCGAGTGGCGCACGCCGTCGGGCAAGCGCGTGCTCATCACGAGCCGCCGCATGACGAGCTTCACCGACCGCCACCTCGGCGTCATCGACTACGAGGTCGAGCTGCTCGACGCCGATGCCGCGGTCACCATCTCGAGCCAGATCCTCAACCGCCAGGACGGTCGCGACGAGTACCGATCCGGCGTCACCGAGGTCCCCGGCGCCTTCGACCCGCGCAAGGCCGAGATGTTCACCGAGCGCGTGCTGCAGCCCCGCGTGCAGCGCCGCGACGGCGGCCGCTACATGCTCGGCTACCAGTGCACGAACTCGAAGATGGCGATCTCGGTGGGTGCACTGCACTCCATCGAGACCGAGAACGAGTTCACCGAGACCGGTTCGATCGGCGACGACCTCGCCAAGCACATCTACCGGGTGCGCGCCCAGAAGGGCGTGCCGATCCGCATCACCAAGCTGATCAGCTACCACACCGCCCGCAAGGTGCCCGCGCGCGAGCTGGTCGACCGCTGCGACCGCACGCTCGACCGCGGCGCCGAGGTCGGACTGTCCGAGCTGTTCGAGCAGCAGCGCTCGTGGCTCGCCGACTTCTGGGCCCGTTCCGACGTCGAGATCGACGGGCAGCCCGAGCTGCAGCAGGCCACTCGGTGGAACCTGTTCCAGCTCGCCCAGGCGACCGCCCGTACCGACGGCGGCGGCGTCGCCGCCAAGGGCGTCTCGGGCTCCGGATACGGCGGCCACTACTTCTGGGACTCCGAGATCTACGTGATGCCGTTCCTCAGCTACACCGCGCCGATCGTGGCGCGCAACGTGCTGCGGTTCCGCCAGCGGATGCTCGACGCGGCCCGCGACCGGGCCTCCGAGCTCAACCAGCGTGGTGCGCTCTTCCCCTGGCGCACGATCAACGGGCTCGAGTCGAGCGCGTACTACGCCGCCGGCACCGCGCAGTACCACATCGATGCCGACATCGCCTTCGCGCTCTGCCAGTACGTCGCCGCCACGGGCGACGAGGACTTCCTCGCGCGCGGTGCGATCGACATCCTCGTCGAGACCGCGCGGATGTGGGAGGACCTCGGCTTCTGGCGCACGAACGCCGACGACGTGTTCCACATCCACGGCGTGACCGGGCCCGACGAGTACACGACCGTCGTGAACGACAACCTCTTCACCAACGTGATGGCGCGCGCGAACCTCGCCGCGGCAGCGTCCGCCGTCGACAACCTGCAGGTCAACGACCCCGAATCGCACAAGAAGCTCATCGAGCGGCTCGGCGTCACGCCGGCCGAGGTGGCGAGCTGGCGGCGTGCGGCGGCGCACATGCACATCCCGTTCGACGCCAAGCTCGGCGTGCACCCGCAAGATGGCGCCTTCCTCGAGAAGGAGCTGTGGGACCTCGAGCACACGCCCGACACCAGCCTGCCGCTGCTGCTGCACTACCACCCGCTGGTCATCTACCGGTTCCAGGTGCTCAAGCAGGCCGACGTGGTGCTCGCGCTGTTCCTCCAGGGCGACAAGTTCACCACCGAGGAGAAGCTCGCCGATTTCGAGTACTACGACCCGCTGACCACCGGCGACTCGACGCTCTCGGCGGTCGTGCAGTCGATCATCGCCGCCGAGGTCGGGTACCACGAGCTCGCGCTGCGCTACTTCCGCTCGGCCCTGTTCGTCGACCTCGCCGACCTGCATCACAACGCGGCCGACGGCGTGCACGTCGCATCCACCGGTGGCGTGTGGGCCGGGCTCGTCTCGGGCTTCGGAGGGTTCCGTGACCACAACGGGCGCTTCACCTTCGACCCGCGGCTGCCCGACGGGTGGGACCGACTGAGCTTCCGCCTGACGCTGCGCGGCAGTCGCATCCGCGTCGACCTCACCGCCGATGCCATCCGGTTCGAGATCGAGGTCGGCGAAGCGGATGCCGCGGTGCCGCTGCAGGTGCGCGGCGAGCCGGTGCTCGTCACTGCGGTCGCGCCGGTGACCGTCCCGCTCGACGGGCATGGAGCCCGCCGTGTCGGGGCGCCGACGATGCAGAACGTGCGGGGCGCGCGCCGCGCCGACGGCACGCTGCTCACGGCATCCATCCCCACCCTGTCGCTCGACGTCGACGAAGCGGAGGCCGCCGCGGTCTTCGACTGA
- a CDS encoding FhaA domain-containing protein produces the protein MGLLDNFEKGLERAVNGAFAKTFRSGLQPVEITAALKREIDTKAAVVSRDRVLVPNKFTVRMSTGDHQRMASLGPALIDELVDLVQKHAASQRFQFAGGITIALQPDPGLSEGMVQVDSQNVKGRVAWTPVLDVDGRRFPILKGRTVIGRGSEADVTLDDSGASRRHAEVQWDGSRARVRDLGSTNGTQVNGAPVKEAVLEPDSVITIGRSRIVFRVLAQADPSDTAAGRRVDPTASRDDAGGFWGPAR, from the coding sequence GTGGGCCTACTGGACAACTTCGAGAAGGGTCTCGAGCGCGCCGTCAACGGCGCCTTCGCGAAGACCTTCCGCTCGGGGCTGCAGCCCGTCGAGATCACCGCCGCCCTCAAGCGCGAGATCGACACGAAGGCCGCCGTGGTGTCGCGCGACCGCGTGCTGGTGCCCAACAAGTTCACCGTGCGCATGTCGACCGGCGACCACCAGCGCATGGCGTCGCTCGGGCCAGCGCTCATCGACGAGCTCGTCGACCTGGTCCAGAAGCACGCCGCGAGCCAGCGCTTCCAGTTCGCGGGCGGCATCACGATCGCGCTCCAGCCCGACCCCGGCCTCTCCGAGGGCATGGTGCAGGTCGATTCGCAGAACGTGAAGGGCCGTGTCGCGTGGACCCCGGTCCTCGACGTCGACGGCCGCCGGTTCCCGATCCTCAAGGGCCGCACCGTCATCGGCCGCGGCAGCGAGGCCGATGTCACGCTCGACGATTCCGGCGCCTCGCGCCGCCACGCCGAGGTGCAGTGGGACGGGTCGCGCGCCCGCGTGCGCGATCTCGGCTCGACGAATGGCACGCAGGTCAACGGGGCCCCCGTCAAGGAGGCCGTGCTCGAGCCCGATTCGGTCATCACCATCGGACGCTCGCGTATCGTGTTCCGCGTGCTCGCCCAAGCCGATCCGTCCGACACCGCCGCCGGACGACGCGTCGACCCCACCGCCTCGCGTGACGACGCGGGCGGCTTCTGGGGGCCGGCCCGATGA
- a CDS encoding FHA domain-containing protein FhaB/FipA: MSELTLLVLQLGFLLLLWVFVFAIVYALRSDLFGQRVRKLQPDAPAAAPSPVPAGAPRAAAADVPTAAVARPAPAAPPGGAGGDATAENATRLVITSGAKAGVEFPLGSDEITIGRSSDSAIIIRDDYTSTHHARLMLWNGRWMIQDLDSTNGTFLNGSRVTVPTPIPLGATVKVGATTFELRR; this comes from the coding sequence ATGAGTGAACTGACGCTCCTGGTCCTGCAACTCGGCTTCCTGCTGCTGCTCTGGGTGTTCGTGTTCGCCATCGTCTACGCGCTGCGCAGCGACCTGTTCGGCCAGCGCGTGCGCAAGCTCCAGCCCGACGCGCCCGCGGCCGCGCCCTCGCCGGTGCCCGCCGGGGCGCCGCGTGCCGCTGCGGCCGACGTGCCCACGGCGGCCGTCGCACGGCCGGCCCCCGCCGCCCCTCCCGGCGGAGCCGGCGGCGATGCGACCGCCGAGAACGCCACCCGGCTCGTCATCACGTCCGGAGCCAAGGCCGGCGTCGAGTTCCCCTTGGGAAGCGATGAGATCACGATCGGCCGGTCGAGCGACTCGGCGATCATCATCCGCGACGACTACACCTCCACCCACCACGCCCGCCTGATGCTGTGGAACGGCCGCTGGATGATCCAGGACCTCGACTCCACCAACGGCACGTTCCTCAACGGCTCCCGAGTCACCGTGCCCACGCCCATCCCGCTCGGAGCCACCGTCAAGGTCGGAGCGACGACGTTCGAGCTGCGGCGGTAG